In Streptomyces sp. HUAS ZL42, the DNA window CGGCCCCTGCCGACGGCCAGAACTCCGATCCCTTCGAGGTGTTCATCGGCTCGCCGGCACCCGACGACCTCGACGGCCTCCTCCAGCGCACGGTCGAACGCGCCCGCGACATGCTCGACGGCGACTCCGCCTTCCTGCTCCTGGCGACCGACGACGAGACGGAGTTGGAGGTCCGCGCCTCCACCGGTCTGCCCTCCGCCCGCCAGCGCTTCGCACGCGTACCGGTCGAGGCGGGCCCCGGCCGCTACGGCTCGGCCCGCATGCCCGCGGTCCACGACGACCTCACGGCCGTCCCCGGCGCCGTCCCCCTGCTGAACGGCACGGGCATGCGGTCGGTGGTCACCGTGCCGCTGAAGGTCGAGGGCCGCCTCACCGGCTCCCTGGGCGTCGCGGCCGAAGGCCCCGGCCGATACTCCAACGAAGAGGCGCTGCGACTCCAGTTCGCGGCGGACCGCATCGCCCTGGCGGTGGAGTCGGCCCGCCTGGGCGAGCTGGAGCGCCTGCGCCGAGGATCGCTCAGCTTCCTGGTGGAGGCCTCGGACCTGCTCGCCGGAACGCTCGACCGCGACCAGACCCTGGCTCTGATGGCCCAGATGACGGTCCCGACCCTCGCCACCTGGTGCGCCGTCTACACGATCGCGGACCAGGCCTCGGAGCCCTACCTGTCGTACGTCCTGCACGAGGACGAGGAACTCATCGACGGCATCAAGTCGTTGCTCTCCAAGATTGCCCCGCCCGACCCGGTGCCCACCCCCGGTGCGCGCGTCTGGCCGGCCCCGTCCGAGGCCGCCCACCAGGCCGCCCTGCGCACCTCCATGCGCAGTCTCGGCCTCGGCGAACCCATGACGGTGAGCTCCGGCATCGGTACGACGCTGGCGACGGCGTCGGCGGTGGGCGGCGAGACAGTCGTCCTGCCGCTGGTGGCCCGCAACCGCGTCATCGGCATGCTGACTCTCGGCAAGCCCACCGACGAACACTTCCGCCAGGAAATCCTGGAACTGGCCGAGGACTTGAGCCGGCGGGCCGCCCTCGCCCTGGACAACGCCCGCCTGTACTCCGAGCGCACGGCCATCAGCCAGTCCCTCCAGCGCAGCCTCCTGCCGCCGGAACTCCCCCAGATCGACGGCGTCGAGGTCGAGGTCATCTACCGCGCGGCGGGCGAGGGCAACGAGGTCGGCGGCGACTTCTACGACCTCTTCCCCATCCGCGACGGCGCGTACGGCTTCGCCATCGGAGACGTCTGCGGCACGGGCCCGAACGCGGCGGCGGTGACGGGCCTGGCCCGCCATGCGCTGAGGCTCCTGGCAAGGGAGGGGCTCAGCGGCCCGGCGGTCCTCGAGCGCCTCAACTCCGCGATCCTCGACGAGGGCGCCCGCAGCCGCTTCCTGACCCTCCTCTACGGCGAGATGCGCCCGCAGGAGGACGGCAGCGCGGAACTGAAGGTGGTCTGCGCAGGCCACCCGCTCCCCCTCCGGCTGCGCCAGGACGGCACGGTGGAGGCGGCAGCCGAACCCCAGCCGCTCCTCGGCGTCATGGAGGACCTCGAGCTGTACGAGCAGACGGTCACCCTCGATCCGGGCGATGTGCTCCTGTGCGTCACGGACGGCGTCACCGAACGCCGTGAAGGCACCCGCATGCTGGGCGACGACGGCCTCGCCGACGTCCTCACGACCTGCACAGGCCTGACGGCGGGTGCGGTCGCGGCCCGCATCATGCGCGCCGTGGAGCGCTTCGCGTCGGATGCCCCGTCGGACGACATGGCGATTCTGGCGATGCGCGTGCCGGGCATCCACAAGGACTGAACGCGGATACGAAGAAGGCCCCGCCCGAATGGGCGGGGCCTTTCTGCTGGAGCCCCCAAACGGAATCGAACCGTTGACCTTCTCCTTACCATGGAGACGCTCTGCCGACTGAGCTATAGGGGCCAGTCACTTTTCGAGGTTTCCCTCGCGGCAACGCAATAGATCATACCCCGAACGGACCCGTGCTCCCAAACCCGTTCAGAAGGCCGGCTGGAGCAATCCGCCCAGCGCGTTGCACGCGGCCACGATCCGCTGCATGTCCCGCTTGGTCAACGCGGCGTCGACCGGCAGCGCCAGCGTCTCGTCGGCCGCCAGCTCGGTCTCCCGCAGCGACACACATCGCCGGAACTCCGGCAGTCGGTGCACGGGAGTCTTCACCGGGACCCGGCAGTCGACCCCTCTGACCCGCACGGCTCGTGCGAACGCGTCCCGGTCGGGCCGCCCGTTCCCCGGCACGCGCACGACGTACTGCTGATAGGTGTGCCCGTCCCCGCCGTCGGGCGTGCGGACCCCCCGCAACTTCCCATCGAGATACGCGGCACGCTCCCTGCGCTGGGCGACCTCGTCGTACGGCGCCTCGGACTCACCCTGCTGCAACACCAGAAGCCCGTGCCGCTGACCGACTCCGTGCAACCGCCCCATGTCGGCCGGTCGGCCGAAGCGATGTACGACAACGACGGCCGCCGTCCGCGGAGTTACGGCCGCCTCGACAGCGGACGGATCAAGGCAGTACGTCACAGGGTCTATGTCGGCGAACACCGGACGCGCACCTGCCAGGGTCACCGCCTCGGCGACTTCCACGTTCCCGAAGGCCGGCACGACGACCTCGTCACCGATGCCCACTCCGGCCGCCCTGAGCATTGCAGCAGTACCCATGCCGTGGATGCTGGATGCGGAACCTGAACTTCAAGTGACGCGGAACAAAAAAGGGTTGGACCCCGAACCGAAGTTCAGGGTCCAACCCTTTGAATGATTGTTCGGCGGTGTCCTACTCTCCCACAGGGTCCCCCCTGCAGTACCATCGGCGCTGTAAGGCTTAGCTTCCGGGTTCGGAATGTAACCGGGCGTTTCCCTCACGCTATGACCACCGAAACACTATGAAGTCCGACCGGACCGTACACACACATACGGGGTCGTTGCCTCAGAACTAACACAGTGGACGCGAGCAACTGAGGACAAGCCCTCGGCCTATTAGTACCGGTCAACTCCACACGTTACCGTGCTTCCATATCCGGCCTATCAACCCAGTCGTCTACTGGGAGCCTTACCCCATCAAGTGGGTGGGAGTCCTCATCTCGAAGCAGGCTTCCCGCTTAGATGCTTTCAGCGGTTATCCCTCCCGAACGTAGCCAACCAGCCATGCCCTTGGCAGAACAACTGGCACACCAGAGGTTCGTCCGTCCCGGTCCTCTCGTACTAGGGACAGCCCTTCTCAAGACTCCTACGCGCACAGCGGATAGGGACCGAACTGTCTCACGACGTTCTAAACCCAGCTCGCGTACCGCTTTAATGGGCGAACAGCCCAACCCTTGGGACCGACTCCAGCCCCAGGATGCGACGAGCCGACATCGAGGTGCCAAACCATCCCGTCGATATGGACTCTTGGGGAAGATCAGCCTGTTATCCCCGGGGTACCTTTTATCCGTTGAGCGACGGCGCTTCCACAAGCCACCGCCGGATCACTAGTCCCGACTTTCGTCCCTGCTCGACCCGTCGGTCTCACAGTCAAGCTCCCTTGTGCACTTACACTCAACACCTGATTGCCAACCAGGCTGAGGGAACCTTTGGGCGCCTCCGTTACCCTTTAGGAGGCAACCGCCCCAGTTAAACTACCCATCAGACACTGTCCCTGATCCGGATCACGGACCCAGGTTAGACATCCAGCACGACCAGACTGGTATTTCAACGACGACTCCCACCATACTGGCGTATGGCTTTCACAGTCTCCCAGCTATCCTACACAAGCCGAACCGAACACCAATATCAAACTGTAGTAAAGGTCCCGGGGTCTTTCCGTCCTGCTGCGCGAAACGAGCATCTTTACTCGTAGTGCAATTTCACCGGGCCTATGGTTGAGACAGTCGAGAAGTCGTTACGCCATTCGTGCAGGTCGGAACTTACCCGACAAGGAATTTCGCTACCTTAGGATGGTTATAGTTACCACCGCCGTTTACTGGCGCTTAAGTTCTCAGCTTCGCCCACCCGAAAGTGAGCTAACCGGTCCCCTTAACGTTCCAGCACCGGGCAGGCGTCAGTCCGTATACATCGCCTTACGGCTTCGCACGGACCTGTGTTTTTAGTAAACAGTCGCTTCTCGCTGGTCTCTGCGGCCACCCCCAGCTCAGGACGTAAAGCCCATCACCAGGCATGGCCCCCCTTCTCCCGAAGTTACGGGGGCATTTTGCCGAGTTCCTTAACCATAGTTCACCCGAACGCCTCGGTATTCTCTACCTGACCACCTGAGTCGGTTTAGGGTACGGGCCGCCATGAAACTCGCTAGAGGCTTTTCTCGACAGCATAGGATCATCCACTTCACCACAATCGGCTCGGCATCAGGTCTCACCCTCCATGAGTGGCGGATTTGCCTACCACTCGGGCTACACCCTTACCCCGGGACAACCACCGCCCGGGATGGACTACCTTCCTGCGTCACCCCATCACTCACCTACTACCACCTTGGTCCGGCGGCTCCACCACTCCCCCTTGCCCGAAGGCTCCGGGGCGGCTTCACGGCCTTAGCATCAGAAGGTTCGATGTTTGACGCTTCACAGCGGGTACCGGAATATCAACCGGTTATCCATCGACTACGCCTGTCGGCCTCGCCTTAGGTCCCGACTTACCCTGGGCAGATCAGCTTGACCCAGGAACCCTTAGTCAATCGGCGCACACGTTTCCCACGTGTGAATCGCTACTCATGCCTGCATTCTCACTCGTCAACCGTCCACAACTACCTTCCGGTGCTGCTTCACCCGGCAGACGACGCTCCCCTACCCATCACGATCCCCGTTGGGGGTCAATATCGCAATGACACGACTTCGGCGGTACGCTTGAGCCCCGCTACATTGTCGGCGCGGAATCACTAGACCAGTGAGCTATTACGCACTCTTTCAAGGGTGGCTGCTTCTAAGCCAACCTCCTGGTTGTCTCTGCGACTCCACATCCTTTCCCACTTAGCGTACGCTTAGGGGCCTTAGTCGATGCTCTGGGCTGTTTCCCTCTCGACCATGGAGCTTATCCCCCACAGTCTCACTGCCGCGCTCTCACTTACCGGCATTCGGAGTTTGGCTAAGGTCAGTAACCCGGTAGGGCCCATCGCCTATCCAGTGCTCTACCTCCGGCAAGAAACACACGACGCTGCACCTAAATGCATTTCGGGGAGAACCAGCTATCACGGAGTTTGATTGGCCTTTCACCCCTAACCACAGGTCATCCCCCAGGTTTTCAACCCTGGTGGGTTCGGTCCTCCACGAAGTCTTACCTCCGCTTCAACCTGCCCATGGCTAGATCACTCCGCTTCGGGTCTTGAGCGTGCTACTCCACCGCCCTCTTCGGACTCGCTTTCGCTACGGCTACCCCACCCGGGTTAACCTCGCAACACACCGCAAACTCGCAGGCTCATTCTTCAAAAGGCACGCAGTCACGAGATGGAAGCAAGCTCCCATCCGACGCTCCCACGGCTTGTAGGCACACGGTTTCAGGTACTATTTCACTCCCCTCCCGGGGTACTTTTCACCATTCCCTCACGGTACTATCCGCTATCGGTCACCAGGGAATATTTAGGCTTAGCGGGTGGTCCCGCCAGATTCACACGGGATTTCTCGGGCCCCGTGCTACTTGGGTGTCTCTCAAACGAGCCGCTGACGTTTCGACTACGGGGGTCTTACCCTCTACGCCGGACCTTTCGCATGTCCTTCGCCTACATCAACGGTTTCTGACTCGCCCCACGGCCGGCAGACCGTGGAAAAGAGATCCCACAACCCCCACGACGCAACCCCTGCCGGGTCTCACACGTCGTAGGTTTAGCCTCATCCGGTTTCGCTCGCCACTACTCCCGGAATCACGGTTGTTTTCTCTTCCTGCGGGTACTGAGATGTTTCACTTCCCCGCGTTCCCTCCACACTGCCTATGTGTTCAGCAGCAGGTGACAGCCCATGACGACTGCCGGGTTTCCCCATTCGGAAACCCCCGGATCAAAGCCTGGTTGACGACTCCCCGGGGACTATCGTGGCCTCCCACGTCCTTCATCGGTTCCTGGTGCCAAGGCATCCACCGTGCGCCCTTAAAAACTTGGCCACAGATGCTCGCGTCCACTGTGCAGTTCTCAAACAACGACCAACCACCCATCACCCCGAACCAACCGATTCGAGTGCACTGGGGCCGGCACTGAAGGCAGCCACACTCGGCCGTACCCTCAGACACCCAACAGCGTGCCCGACACCCTCGCCCCTCCTCGTCCCGTTCCACGCCGAAGCAGTACTGGGAATGAAGAGATGACCAAGAGCGCCGAATAATCAACGTTCCACCCATGAGCTGACCACCGCCGGACACGCGCCGGCGTAGTGGCTCTGGCTGCCTTGCGGCAGCTAGATGCTCCTTAGAAAGGAGGTGATCCAGCCGCACCTTCCGGTACGGCTACCTTGTTACGACTTCGTCCCAATCGCCAGTCCCACCTTCGACAGCTCCCTCCCACAAGGGGTTGGGCCACCGGCTTCGGGTGTTACCGACTTTCGTGACGTGACGGGCGGTGTGTACAAGGCCCGGGAACGTATTCACCGCAGCAATGCTGATCTGCGATTACTAGCAACTCCGACTTCATGGGGTCGAGTTGCAGACCCCAATCCGAACTGAGACAGGCTTTTTGAGATTCGCTCCACCTCACGGTATCGCAGCTCATTGTACCTGCCATTGTAGCACGTGTGCAGCCCAAGACATAAGGGGCATGATGACTTGACGTCGTCCCCACCTTCCTCCGAGTTGACCCC includes these proteins:
- a CDS encoding SpoIIE family protein phosphatase, which encodes MTTGLIPGGQPPDPRPTGARPYERRDQVGHGALYVDNRSRSSVITARAAASFEPVGRSVATARSFVRDTLQGWGFADIVDDAVVLTSELVTNAVVHAGTSADVLCLRSDDGVRIEVADRYPEREIPLQATAVNMGSPDREGGRGLQLCAAIAGRWGVEYTPTHKQVWFQLDLPERPVGTRAAGPSLPADLLPLADSRVRVAVVQIDRTGSIAAWNEDAEELFGYPADQVVGKPLTDLAAWPHTPGTSTGIAEALQLSRWEGSYGIRGADGRVTPVYASHLRVRDTDGEPSTVCLLVRDHERAVLQTPMRVPSSDPAPADGQNSDPFEVFIGSPAPDDLDGLLQRTVERARDMLDGDSAFLLLATDDETELEVRASTGLPSARQRFARVPVEAGPGRYGSARMPAVHDDLTAVPGAVPLLNGTGMRSVVTVPLKVEGRLTGSLGVAAEGPGRYSNEEALRLQFAADRIALAVESARLGELERLRRGSLSFLVEASDLLAGTLDRDQTLALMAQMTVPTLATWCAVYTIADQASEPYLSYVLHEDEELIDGIKSLLSKIAPPDPVPTPGARVWPAPSEAAHQAALRTSMRSLGLGEPMTVSSGIGTTLATASAVGGETVVLPLVARNRVIGMLTLGKPTDEHFRQEILELAEDLSRRAALALDNARLYSERTAISQSLQRSLLPPELPQIDGVEVEVIYRAAGEGNEVGGDFYDLFPIRDGAYGFAIGDVCGTGPNAAAVTGLARHALRLLAREGLSGPAVLERLNSAILDEGARSRFLTLLYGEMRPQEDGSAELKVVCAGHPLPLRLRQDGTVEAAAEPQPLLGVMEDLELYEQTVTLDPGDVLLCVTDGVTERREGTRMLGDDGLADVLTTCTGLTAGAVAARIMRAVERFASDAPSDDMAILAMRVPGIHKD
- a CDS encoding DegT/DnrJ/EryC1/StrS family aminotransferase, with translation MLRAAGVGIGDEVVVPAFGNVEVAEAVTLAGARPVFADIDPVTYCLDPSAVEAAVTPRTAAVVVVHRFGRPADMGRLHGVGQRHGLLVLQQGESEAPYDEVAQRRERAAYLDGKLRGVRTPDGGDGHTYQQYVVRVPGNGRPDRDAFARAVRVRGVDCRVPVKTPVHRLPEFRRCVSLRETELAADETLALPVDAALTKRDMQRIVAACNALGGLLQPAF